A segment of the Cinclus cinclus chromosome 3, bCinCin1.1, whole genome shotgun sequence genome:
ctggggctgggagtcAAAGCTGAGCCAGGATGGGGCTCCTGATGGTGGTGGCCATGACCAGTGAAGATGGCCAGAACTCTAATAGGGCGTGTATGAGCTTTCAGAATTCTTCacattgtgtcaccacagtgGGGAaggcatcccagctcctggagcctTGATATCCCCCAGAAGGAATTCCCCATGGCACTTATTCCTCCCCTGCCCagtccctgcaggacacagggatcCCTAAGATGAGGTGGGTGTGCATTGTGCAGTTGAAGGGAGGTTAAATGGTGAAGTTCCATATCCTGCTTTCATTTTGAAACTCTTGCTGGGTGCCTGACTTTGCAGCTCACTGGTCTCTGCTGTTGGGTTGGTTTGAGGCACGTGGAAGTGCATCCACACATGTTTGTGGTGAAGGAACACTATTATTAGAAAGAGGGGGAGTGGGAAGGAGtaagaaaacaaaccacttGCCTGaacagttttggggtttttttctctctttttttttcccccctcttatcTCTCGATCTGCCTGAATAAATGGCATTGGCTGATTTGGGATGCTGGTAGTAGTATCTGCCCTTCCGTTTTTTGGACGTAGATGGGAGGAAGTGGGGTAAAAATTGCAGTGTCAGCTCCTAACCTCGGGTCAGGTAAGCCAGCTGTGCTGCAATGGAAAGGATGGCAGTGCCTCAGCTTGGCTATAAAATGGAGAGCACAACTGGCTTTGAGACACAAGCAGGGTTGAAAGGGTCTCAGAGAAGGAGAATTCTCTTGTCCTGTCGCCCTAACAGCCGCCCAAAGCAGCGGGGAAGTTGCCATGGCTTTCACCAGCTCTACTAGGGTAAGTACTTATATTTCCAGTAAAGGAAAAGATATATTTGCTGCAAGAGAGAAAGCAGAGTGCAAATCCCCTGATTTGATTTGTGCAGAAAACCCTTTTAGTCTTGCTGGGAGCTGAATGGGTGCTGGGTGTGTCTGATGCAGCTGCTTGGTCATTGAGTGATAAGGTTGTGGTGGACTAcccattatttatttatctcttACTCATCAGCTCTTCTGGTGTGGGATTGGCAGAGTCCCTTTTGCAGAAATGTTATCAAAATTGCTGAAATTTCACTGTGGATACCTATGCATTTGAACTTCAACCTGGGTAGCATTTGCAGCATTGTCAGCTCCTGTGATTTTCTTAAAAACCCTGCATTTATTCTGTCTTCTTTTTAGGATCCGGACTTAATGATCCTAGTGGTTCCCTTTCAGTTTAGGATATTCCATGGTTCTCTTATTTTCTGAATGTCTGCTTACTGGAAATGGCCCAAGAATTTCCCAGattttcttgggaaaaggggTATTTCCAGCAGGTGCGTGGCCAGTTGTTACTGTCCTGAGAAAGCCGTAGCTGGGCAAGGTTTTAAGCTTAGGCACAGGGTCAGTTGAATCCTTATCCCAATTTTTAGATGGAAAGATGGTGCTGTGTGACTGCAGAGTAGGATTCTCGTAGCTTGTTGGACAGATGCTCTCGTTGCTGCAGAATAAACTATGAACCGGAATTTAAAACAGAGCTTAGCATCAGTTATGATGTGCTTTACTAACATCGTTTTGCTATTTGCTCGTCTTGCCCATTTCACACAAATATTGGTATGAAGATGGTCCAGTGACAGTCCAGTCTAACCAAGACTTGGCTCTTTGTGCTCTCTCTTTCCTGACTGGGCAGAACTAACCACGCCTTTGTCTCTCCCAGTTCAGATCACTGGTTTTGGTGCTGGTTTTAGCTCTCACTGTGAGGAGCTTACCTCACAGAGAGGCTGGTGCCTCTGCAAGGCTGAGGGAAGGTTGCCTGAACCAAAaggatcccaaattccccacgACGGTGAAAGTTGACGTTCGGATCAGCAATTCAGATCGTGCCTTTGGGGTGGTCCATGACATCAGGAACCGGTCTCTCGCTCCTTGGGATTACAGGTAACTGTTCAGTTTTATCTAAATTGTGAGGGCTGTGTCACTGATGGTGTTTTGTGGTGACTGTGGTTCATCCTCAGTATATGCCCAGAGTCCCTTGAATATTGCAAACAGTTCTTGACACACTCTGACGCTCTGATGTTGGGTGAGATTTCTTCAAGAGGAACTGTTTGTGGTGTGAGGGGATATCAGTGCAATGGTTTCTAATCATCTTGTCAGTCTTcatcaatcacagaatcatttaggttggaaaagccctctgaggtCTTTGAGTCCAactgttcccccagcactgccaatgCCACAactgacccatgtccccaagtgccacatgcacatggcttttaaagccctccagggatggggactccaccacctccctgggcagctgtgccaggcctTAACAGccctttcagggaagaaatttttcttaatatccaatctaaacatcccctggagcaacttgaggctgtttcctctggttccctgggagcagagcctgatccctcctggctgtcccctcctgtcaaggagttgtgcagagccagaacatccccctgagcctccttttctccaggatgagcCCCTttctcagctccctcagcatctcctggtgctccagacccttccccagctcctctgagcagctTCCTCACCTCTCTGCCCCAAGCCTGTAGTGCTGCATGGTGTTGAAATAATGATGAAATTCATTATTCCTCTAGAATGATGTGAATACATTGACAATTCACATTTTCCTAGCAGAAAGAAACATCCAAATgccaaaattaaaaccaaacaaaaaaattaataggcCCATTGTGAGTTCTGCATTATTTAACCCACTCCATTAACTCCACTCCATTCATCAGCTCCTAAAGAATGATACAGCAATATTACAATCAATGGGATCAATGCTGATTCCATGTCTAGGAAATCACTGTGGGAACGTTGAGGATAAGGAAATCCTTTGTGTCTCACAGTGAGAATGCACAGGTAAATAGGATGTTGGCCATACAAACAAGACGATCCTGCCAAACCATGACATCCAAGCGCCTAAATCAGTTTTGTGTCCCCGTCCCCAGGCTGGACGAGGATCCCACACGCTTCCCTCGGGTGATTGCCGACGCCCAGTGCCGCCTGTCGGGCTGTGTGAGCCCCCAGGGGCAGGAGGACCACAGCCTCAACTCGGTGCCCATCCGGCAGGAGATCCTGGTGCTGCGGCGGGAGCGGAGCGGCTGCGTCCCCTCCTACCGCCTGGAGAAGAGGCTCGTCACCGTGGGCTGTACCTGTGTCACTCCTGTCATCCAGCACCAGTCCTAGCAGCAGCCATGAGGGCAGGCAACACTGGGAAGCGTTTCCTATAAAAATCCCTCCGGTGAGATCCCACAGCCGCCCGCCTCGCGTCCCAGGAATTCATGACATCGTCACCCTTCCAAATCTGAGCAAATCATCTCCTGAAATTCATGGTTCTTGCTGTTGTTCATTTATGGATTTTAGGATGGGAATAACTAGTACCTGGTgatggaggggaggaagagTTTTGTTTGTGGCCCCAAGCAGTGAGAGGGGAGagcagtgctttttaaaaatgtatttttcattgtgGTTTACGTCTGTTTGGCGAATCAAATTAATTACAGTTTCCAAAGTTGTCCTTGGCAGTAAATTGCCCTAATTGAATACATgcccaccagcactgccacaaaAATTTCCTCATCCTgcaccttttccttcccttcttcatCTCTAtcccatttcccttctctggccATCCCTGCTCACTGGGATAGTACTGGTGTCAGTCACACACTGGTGCCACCAGGCCACCTGGTTGTCTGGGTTTATGTCACTGCTGCAATTGATTTATTGCAAAACATTTTAGGAGGTGATTGATTCCACATGTTGAGTGCTAAAATGGTAAGATATCTATATTTCTATTTATGTATTCTATTTATGGCTATATTtatggctctgtgtgtgctcagaGTATAAAAATTTTGATAAATCTAATCTGTATTTATTCAATAACTTATctgccaaataaaaataatattttatttttaaaaatgttttttcatggTGGTTCAGAATGACAACAGACACAGAATGGGTTTGTTCTGCATTAGCACTGAGAGATTTCAGCACAGATCGGGCATTTTCCTTTGCAGTGAGATGAGTAAGAGGCAGCAGAAGAGAACTTGCATCctaaaaagatgaaaagatgCAAAGAAGAGGCTGATAGGAGTGAAGGGAGGTTCTGCAGGCAGTGGTGGCACTGAAATGAGGTTTTTTAGTCCTCTGGGATGGTCTCTAGGGATGGTGGGAAAAGAGACAGGAGATGTCACATTCCAGGGCTGCAGCTAGAATTTGGGATGGTTCATTAGAGCTGGGAAAAGTCTGTTCTGTCCTCTTCCAGGCAAGCTTTCATCCCCATAAACAGCCttctcctgccccagctgaatGGTTGGCTGAGCGGGAATGCAGGGAGGTGTCAGATGGTTTCATCTCGCTGCTCCTCAGCCAGGTAATTCACAGTGCTGGGATTAAAGTGGTGGGTGAGGATGCCTCACATCAAGGAACCAGGAATTGTACCTGCAGGGTGTGGtttcctgctgggctgaggtATCCTGCCTTGGGAAATGAGGAATTGCCCTTTCCCTCCCCGAGCTGCACGAggagcacagcctggcacagctcactGTTCAGGAGTTGGACTGGGTGATCCTGGTGTGTCCCTGAGGATATTTCATGACCCTATAAGTATCTACTATTTTATCAAATTACtgccatatttatttttcttgacatTGCTCTTCTTTCATCCACAGCTGAGCCAGGCTTTCAGACCTCTGACTTTTGATTCTGTTGCAGGAGGTTTTAAGCCTGTActtcctttttcatttaaatcagGACAAACTATGCTAGCATTCTAGTATTTCATTCTGACTGCACAGAAAACACTTTAAATCAGATCCACCTTGTGCAGATAGACCCTGGGTTTCCTCCCCAGGGTGGGCCAGGCAACTTGTTGGGTCTAAATgactcaaggccaggttggatggggctttggaccacctgggagagtggaaaaTGTCTGTGCCCATGACAggaggtggaatgagatggtctttgagttcccttctaacccaaaccattccatgattctgtgatgactCCTCTGGTACTTTTTTGTTGAGTTGGGTGTGTTCTGTGCCCCGTGGGTCACTGGGAGCCACCTCAACAATCCGTGGGTACCCTTCTCATCCAGTTACGAGTATCTGCACCCCTTTTGTGGCAGCAGCTGTTTCGTTATGACCTCTGAGCTCTTCATGTagtgcagagccagccctggagGCGTCTCCTGCCCTCCTCCTTCAGTAACCGCTGACCAGGAAATCGCAACCTGCTTCTTACTCCTGACCTACTTCTCTCCACAAACCTGCCAACTGGGGCTGCCCTCACTTGTTTTGCAGGCAGAAAATTACCATACATCTCTCCTCTCAGTCATAATTACTGTGACACTGGGTTCATGGCAACATCCTGTGCTGATGCTCCTTAACACCCACCAGCTGAGCCCAAGAGTGGTTCTAACTGGATGGATAATGAAGTAGCTAATTAGGAAAATACATAGATGGCTAATTAAGGAAGTTTCACCCATGGGTCATGAGGTTTTGCAGGCAGAGCTCTCAACTGCAAACCACACACCACTCAGGGGGGCGTTGCTTGTATGTGGGGTTTGTTTCCTCCTAATGGCATCATTCTTAGAGTGCAGCAGCTTGTAAATACAAGcctggttgttttttgggtgcTGGTCTTTGCTGCCAGCAACATATTAATttgggggttggaactagatgatctttaagggcTCCTTCCAACATAAACCAccctgtgattctatgaatcaGAGAACACGGCAAATAAATTTATGCTTCTTATAAACAGCACATTCATATCAGCACTGAGAGCAAGTGCAATTCACAAGCTTTGCTAAAAGCTTTGCTTGGTTTGCTCCCTTTGCAGTAGTGAACCCAAACCCTGGGTGCTCAGCTGGGCATCTCTGAGTCTGaaatggggcttggagcagccccCAGGGACTGGATTGTTTTAGCAGGAGGAGAAGACACTGCTGGAGGCGTAGCAGCAGTGCCACAGGACCTTCTTGTAGCCTGCTGGGCTAAGCAGCCTCCAGTCACAGGTTGGTATCTGAGCCTTGTGGCCTTCCctattccttttctcttctgattTCCTATTCctaacctctttttttttttttttttcttttttttttttctctcactgtTCCCCTTGGCTGTGTGATCTGGCAGCTGATCCTGGTGTAGTAGCTCCCATGGGATGCTGGATAGGGCACAGTGCAGAGCCCCCTGCATTACCATGGGCTGGGGgccacagcagtgacaccagaACAGATGGATGCTTCTTCCCAGGCCTTTTTGGATCCCTGACCACAGGCAGGTGTTCCTGGGAGTGATCAAAGGGAACTGCAGGCCACTAttccaaaaaaccccactgctTTGGAAAGTGTTACAAAATTAAGTATGTAAAGAATGCAAAGGTTGCAAGCTAAAAGGTTGAAAGAAACCCAAGAATTATCGGTTTGGTAAACCAGAGGGTTAGTGGCTGGAAAGCCAACATGGTTTTCTGGGAGTTTGATATTACAGGGAAAATTTTAAGGCCACGAGCAATATTCTGATCAGTCCAGAAATTCTCTGGAAGAGCAATTTTCTGGTCAGTCCTGTGGAGATCTGTGGGTTGGTGCCAACATGATGGGGATCAGATTATAGGATGAGTTTCTGCATCATTTGCAGGTTCTGGGGATGGCCCAAGAGACAGGAGCAGAAACCTGTTCCCATGTCACCATCAACTCCAAAACAGGAGACTTTCCTTGACCTTCCctttgagggtggtgaggcagtggcagagagaagctgtccctggatccctggaagtgtccaaggccaggttggatggggcttcaAGCAACCTGGGACAGCAGAAGGTGCCCTCGCCCATAACAGggagtggaactggatgatctttaaagtcttatccaacccaaaccgttctatAATTCCACAATCTCCTTTTGTCTCCAtctccttctcccttttcctttttttgacaTTATTTTTAACCTTATGCTCAAGACGAATGAATGGGCTGATTCTGCATCTTCTGCAGCACTCTTGAAAggcagtgacaaaaaaaaaaaaaaaaaaaaaaaaatcccaaacctgcTTAAAATGTCTGTGATTGTCTGGTACCACCTGGCAGAGCCAGAGCTGttggtggggagggggcatGTGCTGGTGCTGGCTGTCAGGAGCTGAGGAGATGCCAGCCAGGCTCAGCACCAGACACAAACTACACTTTCTGCATTTGCTGCTCACAAAGAGGAGTTCTAGGAGCTGGACTTCGgtggtccttgtgggtcccttccaacttaggATGTTCTAGGattagaaacatttttcatattttctaatTATTCCCCATTCTTCCAGAGATAGATAGGGGCAGCAGGCTCAGGTGCTCGGGTCTTCAGAGAAATctcttcttgcttttatttttattgctgtttattTATTCTTCCTTCAGAAAAGCATCTCAACTTTTCTATCTTTTTCTATAAGttcaacaaaatattaaaaatatgtttgatGCTCTTTGGGGCTCATAGACTgacaaaatactgttttctggGCATTTTTCTATGAGTGAGTAAAATCAGTACAAACCatcacatttctgttttatctGCATTCTTAGTAAGCACAATATGTCTGTGTAATGGTTGAGGTTCCCAGTTCTGGTAAATGAATAGAGATGGTTTATCTCCTCTCTAAGTTACCCCATAATTTTTCATGGTGGCTTTTTGTTTCAGACTTCTGAAACTTTTGTTCTTGGCCTTGTTACCGCTGAATCTGCAGCATCTTTTATAAGCATCTGTTTTCTATCCAGATTGCTTTGATAAGTGGCAATGATTAGCATGATTATCTGTAAAAATCCAGTCTCAAACTTCCTTTTTACTCACAGGGTTTTACTCACAGGTTGCCAAGACACTGCTGCTCAGATTTTGCAAACTAACATGAAACTGAGAtggagagcagtgctggacTGGAAGCTTTTATTTTGGAGAGGGTTTTGCAGCAATTCCACCCCCCTCTCTCCAATTACAATCATTTAAGAGCATCAAATTAGCAGAAATTTGCACTGAAACTCTTGAAAACAAGGAGGAGCAATCTTTACCTGTTGAACCTCCTAGTGATAAGAGCTGTGCACGGGTGGAAGAGGAGCTCTACTCTCTTTGGTCTCTCACTGTGATCATTATTGACTGTAGAAGAATAAGGACATCCCTGTCAGGATGTATTGGTTTGGGATTACTCTGCACTTTTCCAATTGAACACAGCAAGGAAAGAAATCAGTGAAGGAAAAATCTTTTGGCTCACGGTGCCAGGAGTTAGGAGAGAACTTGCAGTGGTAAAGAGAACAGTCCTCTGGCCCTATGAATCCAGCTTATTAATTAACCTATTAAATGCTTCTGCAGGACCATTCAGAGGACCCAAGCATCCTGTAGGCGTAAGCACAGAGTTGTCCAGATAAATAAAAAGTGGTTTTGTCCTAAGGCTCAGATTTAGTTTTTTTGGTAAATAGTTTAACGAAAGTGATGCTGGTGAAAGGGAGGCTGGTGTATCTTCActaaggccaggctggacagggcttggagcagcctggagtagtggaaggtgtccctgcccacggcagggggattggaactaaatgacctttaaggtcttcccaacccaaaccattccatgatgaTGCTGATCTGTGAAGTCTGTCAGCAGAAAGCTGTTGGCTTTTCAATGCTCCAGCTGTGTCATCTCTTTCTGACCTGGTTCTGAGTTTTTCCACCTCAGCACAGCTCTTTCAGCATTTTCCAGTCCCTACTACACAGGTGCCACCTCCAGCTAGTGGCACATGActtccagggaagaaagggtTGGACGTTCTGTGATTTCACATGTTAGAAGTTACTTGGGCTAATTGTAGATAATTTGACAAAACTCCTTCTGGGAGTGGTAGGACATTAAGAGATTATCTAAATGACAAGGAAGTCAGTTCTGGTTCAATCTTCCTGGACTGATATTTATATACATCTTTAAGAAGCTTGAAGGATGAGTGCTCCttgatgttttttattttaagggtttttttggggggtgctTTTGGAAGTTAGCTCATTCTTAATACTTGTGGAATGGTCAGCTGGGTTAAACTTCAAGACCTGCAGGAGACTTTAAGGAAGAATAACTGGAGATAAGGTCAGAAACTAGCTAAGTTAGGATCATACACATTCCTAGATTCTTATGTTTAGCCAAATTTGTGTCAATGTTTGAAGGTAGCTAAAGGTGTGTACAGGAGTTCATTGTTGTGGTCAGCCTGAGTTAATCAATGTTTCCTTGGGCCAGTGTTTATCTGCCAGGTCAAGGAATGGTGGGTTTAGGTTACAGGCTCACCCACTTGCAGTAGGTTAGGGAGGGTTTGGGCTCACTGGAATAGCTGGAGGGAATAATCCCCAGTAGCAAATGTTGGGATGATCACAGCTGGATCTGGAGAAGATGCTTtcaccctgagctctgtgtctcCACAAGGTCTGTATTTGTTGTTGCATTTACCAGTGCCTCAGTAGGGCCACACCTCCCCAAGGCAGCAGCAAACAAAACATCCACACCTTCACCAGCCTTGCCCTCTGAAACATGGAGCGTGTTCCCTGGAGCACTCTTAACTCAAGTGTGCTTCAAATAAACCCACTTGCTGTGCCAGACACCCACCCACACAAGCCCTATCCAGCTGCAGCTGTAGTGCTGTGTGAGGGTGCTCCACGCTTGAACTGCTGAAAACTCACTGGAAGGACATGAACACAGAGAACATCACTACTGCAATCAGCCAGATGAGGTTCATTGCTTCAGTCACCCACCTGACTCTCGTGAGCTTCCCCAGTGTACCCAGGTGGTGTCTCTGCTCCACGGAAAATGGGCTGAGATGGGTTGGGCTGAGATGCACTGATGATGTCCGAGTGAAGTTAAAGCTCAGCAGTGGAAATGCCCTCGCTGTTTTGGGGGAGGGACTTTCTTTCTCCCCaaagaaatattcaaaatattgtGTAGAACCCATATTTACAAGTCCTTTTCCAATCGGATGATTAGGTGGATAACTGGGAAACTACCCagtagaatatatatatatatttttttttttgcttgtttgtcttTTATGCAATCTTTTTTTATACCActttacaaataattttcctcCAGGTATCTTAAAATGGTGTTTTCCCTATTATTTTTCCCATGGGCTTTACATTCTACTGCTGCAGTGGTAGATGTTATCATGAGAATTTGGGGCTTTAACATCATGTAAATCTCTTTTATGGTCATGATTAATTTCTTATCAGGAGcatttctttagaaagaaaGGAGAGTACCAATTTTTTTACCACTGAAAATACCGTTTTTTCACTGACTTTATTACACAAAGATAAATAAACATTACTTTAATACTTTaaaatcatatatatatatatatatattagaatAATACATTATTACCATCTTTTTCACCAGCATAAATAGATTTACATAAATAGACATTTCAAAGTGTAAACTAAAGATGGGTAAAATTCCCATTACTTTTCAGCCTGGCAATATTAAGTTGCCTGGATTCTGAACTTGCGGAGTTcaagattttgggggaaaatattattttttaaccaAGTAGCCTAATTTTCAATATATTCTGATGTATTCTAGACAGATTTTATGACATGATTCAGCTTTTTGGAGGCTGGATCAGTCCCCTTCCATGCAAGGAAGTTCTGCATCTCCAGCTCCCTTCAGGCTTGGTGCTGCATCAAGGGGGTGACACAGGTGCAGCCCACggtgataatttttttctccagcctgtaGGATTGCTggcagcccctctgctccctgcgCAGGACCAGGATCTCCTGCTGGATGGGGACGGAGTTGAGGTTGTGGTCCAGGTGTCCCTCCGGGGTCACACACAGGGTGTGGCGGCACTCGGCGTCCGCGATCAGCCGCGGGAAGCGGTCGTGGTCCTCATCGATCCTGGGGAGTGGGCAGGAGAGGAGGTGTTTCAATCCAAAGGTGTGATGGTCTGGATGCCTACGGGCTCCCTGCTCGGGAACCTGTGCATCCTGGGGTGTGTTGCCTACGGAGGGACAGCAGGTTCTCCAGAACCACGGGTTTTTTCCGAAATTAAATGTAAGTAGCTAAAtactggatatttttaaatgtatggCTGCATGTGGCTGCCTTTGAAAAGGACTTGCTTCAAGCAGACACTGACTTTGGAAGACTGATCAGAAATGATTTGAGCTTTCCAATGTGTCACTCCAACTAATAGACCCCAAGACATTCAGTTCCTCCCCAACACGTGAAATGTTAGTGTTAAACCCCTGTTGAATTTGGTGCAATGTTAACCCCCTGAGGTATTTTTCAATGATGTTTTACGTAAAGAATGCTTTAATAGATAAAGCTTGCCCCAGTATAAaacttaattaattaaattataaaagttctttgcttttccttctgtataTTGCCTAGGccatgtgtgtttttttttttttttttttttttttttttgtgctgctttctgTACTGGTTCTCTTTCAAATAAGATTATAAGGATGTGGATACCCTCAAATTTCCAAAATCTCTGAAATTTGAAGCACTGAAAATTGAGATGAAAGTGTTTTTCTTAGTCAGGGCATCCAGAGATTTTCCAGGCTGTAGGGACAAGGGATCCTACCTGTAATCCCACGGAGACAGGGAACGGCTGCTGGCATTCAGACTGCCTTTGGTGTCCTGGTTCGTGTTGCTGATGCTGAGGTTGACTCTCACagtttgggggaattttgggtcTTTTTGGGTCAGGCACCCAGCAGATGCTTGCTTGAAGAGATTCCCTTGCTTGAGCCCAGGCTTGATCACCTTCCCCCGGGCAGGACTGCTGGCTGACAGCACGgccagcagcacaaggagcagGGGTCTGAACTGGAGAGAATTGGTACATTTAGGACACGGGACCGGTGTGAAGTTCATCGTAGTCAACCCAACCAGTGGTTAAAGACCCTGCTGCAGGTCGGAGTAATGACGGGAAAATGTTCCTTATGTCACATC
Coding sequences within it:
- the LOC134041569 gene encoding interleukin-17F-like yields the protein MAFTSSTRFRSLVLVLVLALTVRSLPHREAGASARLREGCLNQKDPKFPTTVKVDVRISNSDRAFGVVHDIRNRSLAPWDYRLDEDPTRFPRVIADAQCRLSGCVSPQGQEDHSLNSVPIRQEILVLRRERSGCVPSYRLEKRLVTVGCTCVTPVIQHQS
- the LOC134041570 gene encoding interleukin-17A-like, yielding MSPNFYASLFRPLLLVLLAVLSASSPARGKVIKPGLKQGNLFKQASAGCLTQKDPKFPQTVRVNLSISNTNQDTKGSLNASSRSLSPWDYRIDEDHDRFPRLIADAECRHTLCVTPEGHLDHNLNSVPIQQEILVLRREQRGCQQSYRLEKKIITVGCTCVTPLMQHQA